The following proteins are co-located in the Bosea sp. AS-1 genome:
- a CDS encoding allantoate amidohydrolase — MTQTLPSAAVLGARAFAALAGLNRFSDEPGKLTRLYLSPAHKQAAEWVKGAMEVAGLTAFVDAAGSVQGRREGSLPGAPAVLIGSHIDTVKDGGRFDGNLGVVAGILAAQALRDAGISLPFPLEVIAFGDEENVRFPTHLSTSEALAGAYDPAWLDARDSEGVKLSDALVAFGGNPAGIAALARKPGSIQAYLEVHIEQGPVLEAEDEAVGIVTAINAQSRARVRVTGEAGHAGTVPMALRKDALTAAAEMALALEEIAAGHELAVGTVGVLRPEPGATNVVPGAAEFTIDYRAPKNETLAAMEAAIHERFGAIAARRGVGLEIVPYARAEAVPMEPRLQEAFAAGMARTGSNLSARRLPSGAGHDAMAVAAIAPAAMLFVRNEKGISHSPLENMTEADAGIAIKVLLETLLELAERSK; from the coding sequence ATGACGCAGACGCTCCCTTCCGCCGCCGTCCTCGGCGCCCGTGCCTTCGCCGCACTCGCCGGTTTGAACCGTTTTTCCGACGAGCCGGGCAAGCTGACGCGGCTCTATCTCTCGCCCGCCCACAAGCAGGCGGCGGAATGGGTCAAGGGCGCAATGGAGGTGGCGGGCCTCACCGCCTTCGTCGACGCGGCCGGCTCCGTTCAGGGCCGGCGCGAGGGCAGCCTGCCGGGCGCGCCAGCAGTGCTGATCGGCTCGCATATCGATACGGTGAAGGATGGCGGGCGCTTCGACGGCAATCTCGGCGTCGTTGCCGGCATCCTGGCGGCGCAGGCGTTGCGCGACGCCGGGATCAGCCTGCCCTTTCCACTGGAAGTCATCGCCTTCGGCGACGAGGAGAATGTCCGCTTCCCGACGCATCTATCGACGTCCGAGGCGCTCGCCGGCGCCTATGATCCGGCCTGGCTCGACGCCCGCGACAGCGAGGGCGTGAAGCTCTCCGACGCGCTCGTCGCCTTCGGCGGCAATCCGGCCGGCATCGCGGCGCTCGCCCGCAAGCCGGGCTCGATCCAGGCCTATCTCGAAGTCCATATCGAGCAGGGGCCGGTGCTCGAGGCCGAGGACGAGGCGGTCGGCATCGTTACCGCCATCAATGCCCAGAGCCGGGCGCGCGTGCGCGTCACCGGCGAGGCGGGGCATGCCGGCACCGTGCCGATGGCGCTGCGCAAGGACGCGCTGACCGCCGCCGCCGAGATGGCGCTCGCCCTCGAAGAGATCGCGGCTGGACATGAGCTTGCCGTCGGCACTGTCGGCGTGCTGCGGCCCGAGCCCGGCGCGACCAATGTCGTGCCCGGGGCCGCCGAATTCACCATCGACTACCGCGCGCCGAAGAACGAGACGCTCGCGGCGATGGAGGCGGCCATCCATGAACGTTTCGGCGCCATTGCGGCGCGGCGCGGGGTCGGGCTCGAAATCGTGCCCTATGCCCGGGCCGAAGCCGTGCCGATGGAGCCGCGCCTGCAGGAGGCGTTCGCGGCCGGCATGGCCCGCACGGGCAGCAACCTCTCAGCGCGGCGACTGCCCTCAGGCGCCGGGCACGACGCGATGGCGGTGGCCGCCATCGCTCCGGCCGCCATGCTGTTCGTGCGCAACGAGAAGGGCATCAGCCACTCACCCCTCGAGAACATGACCGAGGCCGATGCCGGTATCGCCATCAAGGTCCTGCTGGAAACGCTGCTGGAACTCGCCGAACGTTCGAAATAG
- a CDS encoding glycosyltransferase, which translates to MRLAFLTSLIPVARPDTGFEIANAAILSALRAAGHQVTAIGFVRHGEVPAEPDQSVVVAEIDIENAAVSPGQQLQWLAAAFRFGLPVACAKLRLAGVDRLVDTVRAHGPFDALVLNSVMLPGAFPELLEIAPCVLVEHNIEHASARQNARNAGNFVLRRLFAREARLLEAIEQDLCRKARFVWTLAEEDRRVLGPDLLDRSAVLPLVSGDALPMEEADRHAPVRFDAGLIGTWTWLPNRVGLEWFLREVCPLLPDDMRIAVAGRVPGDLHAPPGVTLVGRVPAASQFLRSCRVVALSSRAGTGVQLKTVEAMQLGLPAVATTLSCRGFTELPANFTIADNATDFAQALMDRVGEIRAGGAQRLDGAVFLARQQAALADGIAKGLAAARR; encoded by the coding sequence TTGCGCCTTGCCTTCCTGACCTCCCTCATCCCGGTCGCCCGACCCGATACCGGTTTCGAGATCGCCAATGCAGCGATCCTGTCGGCGTTGCGGGCTGCCGGCCATCAGGTCACCGCGATCGGCTTCGTGCGGCATGGCGAAGTGCCGGCCGAGCCGGACCAGTCCGTGGTTGTGGCCGAGATCGACATCGAGAACGCTGCTGTCTCGCCGGGCCAGCAGCTGCAATGGCTGGCGGCGGCGTTTCGCTTCGGCCTGCCCGTCGCCTGCGCCAAGCTCAGGCTCGCCGGTGTCGACCGCCTCGTCGACACGGTCAGGGCTCATGGTCCCTTCGATGCGCTGGTGCTGAACTCGGTCATGTTGCCCGGCGCCTTCCCCGAATTGCTGGAGATCGCGCCCTGCGTGCTGGTCGAGCACAATATCGAGCACGCCTCCGCCCGGCAGAACGCCCGCAATGCCGGAAATTTCGTGCTCCGCCGGCTTTTCGCGCGTGAGGCCCGCCTGCTGGAAGCGATCGAGCAGGATCTCTGCCGAAAGGCTCGCTTCGTCTGGACTCTGGCGGAGGAGGATCGCCGGGTGCTGGGACCGGATCTCCTCGACAGATCCGCGGTGCTGCCGCTGGTATCGGGCGATGCCTTGCCCATGGAAGAAGCGGATCGGCACGCGCCCGTTCGCTTCGACGCCGGGCTGATCGGGACCTGGACCTGGCTGCCCAATCGGGTCGGCCTCGAATGGTTCCTGCGGGAGGTCTGCCCGCTGCTGCCGGATGACATGCGGATCGCGGTCGCCGGGCGGGTGCCGGGGGATCTGCACGCGCCGCCCGGCGTCACGCTGGTCGGTCGCGTGCCTGCGGCCAGCCAGTTCCTGCGCTCCTGCCGCGTCGTGGCGCTGTCGAGCCGGGCCGGCACGGGCGTGCAGCTCAAGACCGTCGAGGCGATGCAACTCGGTCTGCCCGCCGTGGCAACGACCTTGTCCTGCCGCGGCTTCACGGAATTGCCGGCTAACTTTACGATCGCGGACAACGCCACCGACTTTGCGCAGGCGCTGATGGATCGCGTTGGCGAGATCAGGGCAGGCGGGGCACAACGCCTCGACGGGGCCGTTTTCCTGGCGCGGCAGCAAGCAGCGCTCGCGGACGGAATCGCAAAGGGGCTCGCTGCAGCGCGCCGCTGA
- a CDS encoding SDR family NAD(P)-dependent oxidoreductase: MNQIDLTKRVAIVTGGAQGIGRAVAERFAASGATVAIWDVDGALAETAAAEIGHGAAGFAVDVTDAAAVQAASDALEAKHGSIDILVTSAGIAGPNHKTWEYPLEDWARVMRLNVDGTLHCCRSVIPGMVKRNYGRIVLVASIAGKEGNPNASAYSASKAAVIALTKSLGKELAEKDIAVNCITPAAARTRIFDQMSEEHIGYMLAKIPRGRFLLPEEVASMVAFLASAENSFTTAGVFDLSGGRATY, encoded by the coding sequence ATGAACCAAATCGATTTAACCAAGCGCGTCGCCATCGTGACGGGCGGTGCGCAGGGAATTGGCCGCGCCGTAGCCGAGCGCTTCGCAGCCAGCGGCGCGACCGTGGCGATCTGGGACGTCGACGGCGCCCTCGCCGAAACGGCCGCGGCCGAGATCGGCCATGGCGCGGCCGGCTTCGCCGTCGATGTCACCGATGCCGCCGCCGTTCAGGCCGCGAGCGACGCGCTCGAGGCCAAGCACGGCAGCATCGACATCCTCGTCACCAGCGCCGGCATCGCCGGGCCCAATCACAAGACCTGGGAATACCCGCTGGAGGACTGGGCCCGCGTGATGCGGCTCAATGTCGACGGCACGTTGCATTGCTGCCGCTCGGTGATCCCCGGCATGGTCAAGCGCAATTACGGCCGCATCGTCCTCGTTGCCTCCATCGCCGGCAAGGAAGGCAACCCTAACGCCTCGGCCTACTCGGCCTCGAAGGCGGCGGTGATCGCGCTGACCAAATCGCTCGGCAAGGAGCTGGCCGAGAAGGATATCGCGGTGAACTGCATTACCCCGGCAGCGGCGCGCACCCGCATTTTCGACCAGATGAGCGAGGAGCATATCGGCTACATGCTCGCGAAGATCCCGCGCGGGCGCTTCCTGCTGCCGGAAGAGGTCGCCTCGATGGTCGCCTTCCTCGCCTCGGCCGAGAACAGCTTCACCACCGCCGGCGTCTTCGACCTGTCCGGCGGCCGCGCAACCTACTGA
- a CDS encoding glycosyltransferase, which translates to MMASEPTRQADAGPQGEISPLRFAGPESFDIVAQSRPETLAGVTSVVCVPTFKRPDMLEATLRSLATQAGSHDFAVIVVENEGREQAGATRAKALLDAGLFKGFVIVESRQGNCKAYNAAWRCALTRFPALQHVLGIDDDEEAEPGWLAAFLAAAATAPAELFGGSVRPVFADRSRAWLAAHPVFRSHYQTSGPVPMLYSSANYLIRRSVLERLGFPFLDESFDFTGGGDTDFFTRAKAAGFRFWWVQEAAQREAMPQRRSEFGWIAARGLRNGAISAAIQRRQNPGPAGRAKVLAKSLALLAASVPRGIALGLKTRSGTIGLYHAQVALGRLMSEFGIANEQYRKPEKN; encoded by the coding sequence ATGATGGCGAGCGAACCGACAAGACAGGCCGATGCGGGTCCGCAAGGCGAAATCTCGCCGCTGCGCTTTGCCGGGCCCGAAAGCTTCGACATCGTGGCACAGTCCCGCCCCGAGACATTGGCCGGCGTGACCAGCGTCGTCTGCGTGCCGACCTTCAAGCGACCCGACATGCTGGAAGCGACGCTGCGCTCGCTCGCGACACAGGCCGGTAGCCACGACTTTGCGGTGATCGTCGTCGAGAACGAGGGGCGCGAGCAGGCAGGGGCGACGCGCGCGAAAGCCCTGCTCGATGCCGGGTTGTTCAAGGGCTTCGTCATCGTCGAGTCACGCCAGGGCAACTGCAAGGCCTACAACGCTGCCTGGCGCTGCGCGCTGACGCGCTTCCCCGCGCTGCAGCACGTGCTCGGGATCGACGACGACGAGGAGGCCGAACCGGGCTGGCTCGCCGCCTTCCTAGCGGCGGCCGCGACAGCGCCCGCAGAACTCTTCGGCGGCTCGGTGAGGCCCGTCTTCGCAGATCGTTCGCGCGCCTGGCTGGCAGCACACCCCGTCTTCCGTTCGCACTACCAGACCTCCGGCCCCGTGCCGATGCTCTATTCGAGCGCCAACTACCTCATCCGCCGCAGCGTGCTCGAACGGCTGGGCTTTCCCTTCCTCGACGAGAGCTTCGACTTCACCGGCGGGGGCGATACGGATTTCTTCACCCGCGCCAAGGCTGCGGGCTTCCGCTTCTGGTGGGTGCAGGAAGCGGCGCAGCGCGAGGCGATGCCACAACGCCGCAGCGAGTTCGGCTGGATCGCCGCGCGCGGGCTGCGCAACGGCGCAATTTCGGCTGCGATCCAGCGTCGCCAGAATCCGGGCCCGGCGGGCCGCGCGAAGGTGCTGGCGAAGTCACTGGCGCTGCTCGCAGCCTCCGTGCCGCGCGGCATCGCGCTCGGCTTGAAGACGCGCTCCGGCACGATCGGCCTCTATCATGCCCAGGTTGCGCTCGGCCGGCTGATGTCCGAATTCGGCATCGCCAACGAGCAGTACCGCAAACCCGAAAAGAACTGA
- a CDS encoding WecB/TagA/CpsF family glycosyltransferase — translation MSLPLFSGPKTIVPAALSISLASDAESRRRQGYAKRDIGGIGIAVIHRDAAIAELREAIVGGGHVKLAFCNANLVNVASGDAALRRSLSTFLVLADGIGVDLGSWLLHGMAFPANLNGTDFFPAFFAGEARSLTVGLLGGRPGVADRAVEQLARRYPQHRFKVVSHGYYAPEDEGRLLDGLKADRPDLLLVAMGNPLQERFIASRLSVQHCAVAAGVGALFDFFAGEVPRAPEAIRQARLEWLYRLWLEPRRLWRRYVLGNPAFVMRMTRQYLAGVR, via the coding sequence ATGAGCTTGCCTCTGTTCTCTGGACCGAAAACGATCGTGCCTGCAGCACTCTCCATCTCCCTTGCGAGCGACGCCGAGAGCCGCAGGCGCCAGGGCTACGCCAAGCGCGACATCGGCGGCATCGGCATCGCCGTGATCCATCGTGACGCGGCGATTGCGGAGCTGCGTGAGGCGATCGTCGGGGGCGGCCACGTCAAGCTCGCCTTCTGCAACGCCAATCTGGTCAATGTCGCGAGCGGCGACGCTGCCCTGCGGCGCAGCCTTTCGACCTTCCTCGTTCTGGCAGACGGGATCGGCGTCGATCTCGGCAGCTGGCTCCTGCACGGCATGGCGTTCCCCGCCAATCTGAACGGCACGGATTTCTTCCCGGCCTTCTTTGCCGGAGAGGCACGGTCGTTGACCGTTGGCCTGCTTGGCGGCCGCCCGGGCGTGGCCGATCGCGCGGTCGAGCAGCTTGCCCGGCGCTATCCGCAGCATCGCTTCAAGGTCGTCTCGCACGGCTATTACGCCCCCGAGGACGAAGGCCGGCTGCTTGACGGCCTCAAGGCCGATCGTCCCGACCTGCTGCTCGTCGCGATGGGCAATCCGCTGCAGGAGCGCTTCATCGCCAGCAGGCTGAGCGTCCAGCATTGCGCCGTTGCCGCGGGTGTCGGCGCGCTGTTCGATTTCTTCGCCGGCGAGGTGCCGCGCGCTCCAGAGGCGATCCGCCAGGCTCGTCTCGAATGGCTCTACCGGCTCTGGCTGGAGCCGCGTCGGCTCTGGCGCCGCTATGTGCTCGGCAATCCGGCGTTCGTGATGCGAATGACCCGGCAATATCTCGCCGGCGTTCGGTAG
- a CDS encoding DUF6492 family protein, with amino-acid sequence MKLSCALATPSYRGDVDRCRLLCASIDRFVSGQAMHYLLVEDRDVPLFRDLEGPKRRILPESQLLPPWLKSWPDPSSLGRRRVWTGMRALARGLPPLRGWHAQQLRKFAVAKSASEDIILFADSDMLFVRPFDVAGLERDGAVRLYRKPDAITADMARHRPWCENAAALLGLGTASWPGPDYINNMVSWRREHVLGLLAHVERLSGRDWVSAIARDRQFSEYLLYGYYVERVLGLETAGHWPDARELCKVYWFPEDVTGFDLLKSFEEVLEPWQVAIGVQSFIGQPLDQVRALFEKQASA; translated from the coding sequence GTGAAACTCAGCTGCGCCTTGGCGACGCCGAGCTACAGAGGCGACGTCGACCGTTGCCGCCTGCTCTGTGCCAGCATCGACCGCTTCGTCAGCGGCCAGGCGATGCATTACCTGCTGGTCGAGGACCGCGACGTTCCGCTGTTCCGCGACCTCGAGGGACCGAAGCGGCGCATCCTGCCGGAGTCGCAGCTCCTGCCACCCTGGCTCAAGTCCTGGCCGGATCCGTCAAGCCTGGGCAGGCGTCGTGTTTGGACCGGGATGCGCGCGCTGGCGCGCGGCCTGCCGCCGCTGCGGGGCTGGCACGCCCAGCAGCTGCGCAAATTCGCGGTCGCAAAGTCCGCCTCCGAGGACATCATCCTCTTCGCCGATTCGGACATGCTGTTCGTCCGACCGTTCGACGTCGCGGGGCTGGAACGGGACGGTGCCGTCAGGCTCTACCGCAAGCCCGACGCGATCACGGCCGACATGGCCCGCCACCGGCCCTGGTGCGAGAACGCCGCGGCGCTGCTCGGGCTCGGTACAGCCTCCTGGCCAGGGCCGGACTACATCAACAACATGGTGAGCTGGCGCCGCGAGCATGTGCTCGGGCTCCTTGCCCATGTCGAGAGGCTGAGCGGGCGCGACTGGGTCTCCGCCATCGCCCGTGACCGGCAGTTCTCGGAATACCTGCTCTATGGCTATTACGTCGAACGGGTTCTCGGGCTGGAGACCGCCGGGCACTGGCCCGATGCCCGCGAGCTCTGCAAGGTCTACTGGTTCCCCGAGGACGTCACTGGTTTCGATCTGCTGAAGAGCTTCGAGGAGGTGCTGGAGCCCTGGCAGGTGGCCATCGGCGTGCAGTCCTTCATCGGCCAGCCGCTCGATCAAGTCAGGGCGCTGTTCGAGAAGCAGGCCTCGGCCTGA
- a CDS encoding invasion associated locus B family protein: MIKMALTATTLALLTTSAAHAVTAKSLGQFSDWSAATYAQGDTQRCFIMSKPSAEEPSSLRHGEVFFFVQTSGSGSNTESSFQTGYDFAKNSVVTVTIGDDSFRMLTEGNNAWLERLEREPALLAAMRAGDDMVLEARSARGNATSYTFSLAGVTAASRVMQRCNPDAAQS; this comes from the coding sequence ATGATCAAGATGGCGCTCACGGCGACCACCCTTGCCCTTCTGACAACCTCGGCAGCTCACGCCGTCACTGCCAAATCGCTCGGACAGTTCAGCGATTGGAGCGCCGCCACTTACGCGCAGGGTGATACACAGCGTTGCTTCATCATGAGCAAGCCGTCGGCCGAGGAACCTTCCAGCCTGCGCCATGGGGAGGTGTTTTTCTTCGTTCAGACCAGCGGTAGCGGCAGCAATACGGAATCGAGCTTCCAGACCGGTTACGACTTCGCCAAGAACTCGGTCGTCACCGTCACCATCGGCGACGATAGCTTCCGCATGCTGACCGAGGGCAACAATGCCTGGCTCGAGCGGCTCGAGCGCGAGCCCGCGCTGCTCGCGGCGATGCGCGCCGGCGACGACATGGTGCTCGAGGCACGCTCGGCCCGCGGCAATGCCACGAGCTACACCTTCTCACTTGCCGGGGTCACGGCCGCCTCGCGCGTGATGCAGCGCTGCAACCCGGATGCCGCGCAGAGTTAG
- a CDS encoding exopolysaccharide transport family protein, with amino-acid sequence MFTTETADKDQQGGLEREKRLDAPRPIELGRLADPLWLTATLWRRKGLILLCMLAGLALAVLASLLITPKYTSTAQLFIDPRDLRVLQNDVSPNTVGNDPTSIASYLESQARVIASDSIKTRVIEKLGLDKDPDYGGPARGGLFSGLLGADKAATDRKALLYALAALDRSVAVRRGERTFVIDIAATASDPEKAAQIANALAEAYLEDQAAVRADAAQRATAALTGRLEELRSRLRTAEDKAEKYKETHNIVGLGGNRSLSEEQLSLNAGQLAAARQRTIETKAKYDQIAATRASSVESGAIPEAVASNTMTALRAQLGAALSKEADLVASLGARHPALTSARSQVADARRQIAEELARIARAAKAEYDRAAEAERQLSRRAEQLTTAQYAAGRASVELRELEREVESSRAVYDAFLKRARETGELGGIDTTNARIISPAMPPLEKSGVSRRTIALLGIFAGAAIGALLALALALFAAPRAAESEAAARPARRSLWRRKPRPVEPEVVAEASPPSPPPPSQSPPQPAVQAPMALPAPGPPAPPEPPAVAARPAAPPAAAADPAPVTSDRIAGWRRLVALPGGQAKTPSSEAATGPREAPVADQKPRIVPRVAETQKVSDKTPEKPVPLALSLLGTIPAVRNRRWRREIETPRSVFQGGAHLVDVIDKPQAGFATAIAALRAALTHGAGDNPRRRILVLGLQPQAGATTLALNLALDAALAGQSALLVDAADGPLALTRIYASDAPAGLEEVIGGSRTLARAILKDEGSDLAFLPRSSRPDLAAAGSLENGLFGAAQRFGPVIVDAAAGSAVARRFAEVVDDILVVSHHGKLSDADAERLRAQLGTNAAKLRGIVSNRA; translated from the coding sequence ATGTTCACCACCGAAACCGCCGATAAGGACCAGCAGGGAGGGCTCGAACGCGAAAAGCGGCTGGACGCTCCGCGCCCGATCGAGCTCGGCCGCCTCGCCGACCCGCTCTGGCTCACCGCGACGCTGTGGCGCCGCAAGGGGCTCATCCTGCTGTGCATGCTGGCGGGCTTGGCGCTTGCCGTACTGGCGAGCCTGCTGATCACGCCGAAATACACCTCGACGGCGCAGCTCTTCATCGATCCGCGCGATCTGCGCGTACTCCAGAACGACGTCTCGCCGAACACGGTCGGCAACGATCCGACCTCGATCGCGAGCTATCTCGAAAGCCAGGCGCGCGTCATCGCCTCGGACAGCATCAAGACGCGGGTCATCGAGAAGCTCGGCCTCGACAAAGATCCCGACTATGGCGGCCCGGCCCGCGGTGGCCTCTTCTCGGGCCTGTTGGGTGCCGACAAGGCTGCGACCGATCGCAAGGCCCTGCTCTACGCCTTGGCGGCGCTCGACAGGAGCGTCGCCGTGCGGCGCGGCGAACGGACTTTCGTGATCGACATCGCCGCCACGGCCAGCGACCCCGAAAAGGCGGCGCAGATCGCCAACGCCCTGGCCGAAGCCTATCTCGAAGACCAGGCGGCCGTTCGCGCCGATGCGGCACAGCGCGCCACGGCAGCCCTGACCGGCCGGCTGGAAGAGTTGCGCAGCCGGCTGCGGACCGCCGAGGACAAGGCCGAGAAATACAAGGAGACTCACAACATCGTCGGTCTCGGCGGTAACCGATCCCTGAGTGAGGAGCAGCTTTCGCTGAATGCCGGCCAGCTTGCCGCCGCCCGCCAGCGCACCATCGAGACCAAGGCGAAATACGACCAGATCGCCGCGACACGCGCCTCGAGCGTCGAATCCGGTGCAATTCCGGAAGCTGTCGCCTCCAACACCATGACGGCCTTGCGCGCGCAGCTTGGCGCTGCGCTGAGCAAGGAGGCCGATCTCGTCGCTTCGCTCGGCGCGCGCCACCCGGCCCTGACCTCCGCCCGCTCGCAGGTAGCCGATGCCCGCCGCCAGATTGCGGAGGAACTCGCTCGCATCGCCCGTGCCGCCAAGGCGGAATACGACCGCGCTGCCGAGGCGGAGCGCCAGCTCTCCCGTCGGGCCGAGCAGCTCACCACCGCGCAATACGCCGCTGGTCGCGCCTCGGTCGAACTGCGCGAGCTCGAACGCGAGGTCGAATCCTCCCGCGCCGTCTATGACGCCTTCCTCAAGCGCGCCCGCGAGACCGGCGAGCTCGGTGGTATCGACACCACCAATGCCCGCATCATCAGCCCGGCGATGCCGCCACTCGAGAAGAGCGGCGTGAGCCGTCGCACCATCGCGCTGCTTGGCATCTTCGCCGGTGCCGCGATCGGCGCATTGCTGGCGCTGGCCCTTGCCCTTTTTGCGGCGCCGCGTGCGGCCGAGAGCGAAGCTGCGGCGCGCCCCGCGCGCAGATCGCTATGGCGACGCAAGCCTCGCCCGGTCGAGCCCGAGGTCGTGGCCGAGGCCTCGCCACCATCTCCGCCACCTCCATCGCAGTCACCGCCGCAGCCTGCCGTCCAGGCTCCCATGGCCTTGCCCGCGCCAGGGCCTCCGGCTCCACCCGAGCCGCCCGCAGTCGCTGCTCGCCCAGCAGCGCCTCCAGCCGCAGCGGCGGACCCCGCGCCGGTGACCAGCGACAGGATTGCGGGTTGGCGCCGCCTCGTCGCGCTCCCTGGCGGCCAGGCGAAGACGCCTTCGAGCGAAGCGGCGACGGGCCCGCGTGAAGCGCCTGTCGCCGATCAAAAGCCCCGCATTGTCCCGCGCGTCGCGGAAACACAGAAAGTCTCCGACAAGACGCCCGAGAAGCCCGTTCCGCTTGCGCTGTCGCTGCTCGGCACGATCCCGGCCGTGCGCAATCGCCGCTGGCGTCGTGAGATCGAGACCCCGCGCTCGGTCTTCCAGGGCGGGGCACATCTTGTCGATGTCATCGACAAGCCGCAGGCCGGCTTCGCCACGGCCATCGCCGCCCTGCGCGCTGCGTTGACGCATGGTGCCGGCGACAACCCGCGCCGGCGCATCCTGGTGCTGGGCCTGCAGCCGCAGGCCGGCGCGACCACGCTCGCCCTCAATCTGGCGCTGGATGCGGCTCTTGCAGGACAGTCGGCACTGCTCGTCGATGCCGCGGACGGCCCCCTGGCCCTGACGCGGATCTACGCGTCCGATGCGCCGGCCGGGCTCGAGGAGGTCATCGGTGGCAGCCGGACACTGGCGCGTGCCATCCTCAAGGACGAGGGCAGCGACCTCGCCTTCCTGCCGCGTTCGAGCCGGCCGGATCTGGCGGCGGCGGGCTCGCTCGAGAATGGTCTGTTTGGCGCGGCACAGCGCTTTGGGCCGGTGATCGTCGATGCCGCGGCCGGCAGTGCTGTGGCCCGGCGCTTCGCCGAGGTCGTGGACGATATCCTGGTCGTCTCGCACCATGGCAAGCTGTCGGATGCCGATGCCGAGCGCCTGCGGGCGCAACTTGGAACGAATGCCGCCAAGCTGCGGGGCATCGTCTCGAACCGGGCCTGA
- a CDS encoding endo-1,4-beta-xylanase encodes MQEIEADRGRFRLTRRAVLRTGAAALASGTGFARAQAAARPIPVGSAAEIGAFRNDARYREALKRYCDVVVPMNDLKWDALRHERARFDFAGADEAVAFAEANGKALRGHTLLWGEALPPWVKEMTTRAEAERELVNHIEVVVDRYKGRIATWDVVNEVIKYDPTSGGPWRDTIWQRLLGPEHVEIAFRTAGRTDPKARLVLNDFHFEEAEPGAAARRQVALDICRRLKDKGIPVHGIGMQAHLYAEKNIDTEGLQRFMRDLDALGLDVEVTELDVIDWKMPADAALRDKRSAALVATFLEAVVSAKRPKAIVTWGLTDRYSWVGETFPRKDSAKARPLPLDADYRAKPMLAVLERYRRGTA; translated from the coding sequence ATGCAGGAGATCGAAGCGGATCGGGGCAGGTTCAGGCTGACGCGGCGTGCCGTGCTGCGCACGGGGGCGGCTGCCCTTGCCAGCGGCACCGGTTTCGCCCGCGCACAGGCGGCGGCGCGCCCGATTCCGGTCGGCTCGGCGGCTGAGATCGGCGCTTTCCGCAACGATGCGCGCTATCGCGAGGCGTTGAAGCGCTATTGCGACGTCGTCGTGCCGATGAACGATCTGAAATGGGATGCGCTGCGCCATGAGCGCGCCCGCTTCGATTTTGCCGGTGCCGACGAGGCCGTCGCCTTCGCCGAAGCCAATGGCAAGGCGCTGCGCGGCCATACCCTGCTCTGGGGCGAGGCGCTGCCGCCATGGGTCAAGGAGATGACGACCCGTGCCGAGGCCGAGCGCGAGCTGGTCAACCACATCGAGGTCGTGGTCGACCGCTACAAGGGCCGCATCGCCACCTGGGATGTGGTCAACGAGGTAATCAAATACGATCCCACCTCCGGTGGCCCCTGGCGCGACACGATCTGGCAGCGCCTGCTCGGACCGGAGCATGTCGAGATCGCTTTCCGTACCGCCGGCCGCACGGACCCGAAGGCGCGCCTCGTGCTCAACGACTTCCATTTCGAGGAAGCTGAGCCCGGCGCCGCCGCGCGCCGCCAGGTCGCGCTCGATATCTGCCGGCGCCTCAAGGACAAGGGCATCCCGGTCCATGGCATCGGCATGCAGGCGCATCTCTATGCCGAGAAGAATATCGACACCGAAGGCCTGCAGCGCTTCATGCGCGACCTCGACGCGCTCGGCCTCGATGTCGAGGTGACCGAGCTCGACGTGATCGACTGGAAGATGCCGGCCGATGCTGCGCTGCGCGACAAGCGCTCCGCCGCGCTGGTCGCGACCTTTCTCGAAGCGGTCGTTTCCGCCAAGCGGCCGAAGGCGATCGTCACCTGGGGCCTGACCGACCGCTATTCCTGGGTCGGCGAGACCTTTCCGCGCAAGGACAGCGCCAAGGCGCGGCCCTTGCCGCTCGATGCGGATTACCGGGCCAAGCCGATGCTGGCGGTGCTCGAACGCTATCGGCGCGGCACGGCGTGA